The Sporosarcina sp. Marseille-Q4943 genome includes the window AGGCGTTTTATTTTCGTCTTCGAACGCGACAACCTGGACTGCACATCAGGACATGGATATAAAATTCAGACTGTATGGCGCAAAGTTCAAACAAAGCTCTGTATTGGCTTTCCAACCGATGACTGTAGAGAAGGCGACAAGGCTTGTTTTGGCGGCAAATCAATTGGTTCCCCGTGGTGGAAATATCATTTGGCAATGGTCCAAAGACGGTGTGTCTTGGTATGCGCTGGGAGATAGTGAGGTTACTAGACTTGGAGAGGAGTTAGATCTAGTTCATCTACGGGCAGTTTTAACTTCAAACGGGTCTTCTGCAGTAATAGAGGATGGAGCAGGTGCCGTCGCATTGTCTTATAAAGACGAAGGAGTATATGTATCCAGAGAGATTACTTCTAACGAGCCTTTTACGAAGGTAACCGTTTATGTGGATTTACACACTCCTTCAGGTACAGATCAGTTCCTGGAATACTCTCTGGATAACGTAAATTGGATTGGCTTCGGTTCAGAAGCGTCCAAAACTACCGTGGATTCGGAGTTTAATCAGTATAAATTCGAGGCGGACATTGAAAACGCCTATAAAATTCGGGTTCGTGTTAATCAGAAATCGAACCTACCCATTTTAACGCCGAAGGCTAGACGATTAATGGTACATCTGACTTAAGGAGGTTTTTTATAATGCTTAAGAATAAAAAAATATCAATTGACCCGAATGCGCCTGATAATCTATTTACAGGCGCTCAAAAGATTAATGAAGCGTTTGATGAAATTTCATTAAAGAATGAGGGCCTAAATAGAAAAGTCGATGATATTATTGCGAAGTTGGTGGAGGCTGAGAAGTTAGTATCCCCATATATTCCAACAGTCAATAAAAGGGTTAAGACTAGGCAAGAAGTTATATCGGAAATCAGGGATGAAATCAGCAAGCCATCCGTATTCACATTGACCACCGCAGAAAGCTTTCCTTATTTTATAGCAGCAGTGAAACCTAATTTGAGTGGAGGGAATATAGAGTTTGAAGTAAAAGTAAAAGGAGTTTCAAATGCGAGGGTGTCGATTCGACGGCTTTTGGATCAAGGTATGGGTACTGAACAGACAATTGTTCCTAGTGTCAACCCTGTCGGAAATATATATTCTACATCAGTAGCACCTACAACAGTTCCCGGAACGAACAATTCTACTTTCATAGGTGTGAAATTCGACTTTCTTGCCACAGTCCCTCCGAATTCTTTTATTGACATTGAAAGCATTAAGATAACACAAGATGAAGCGGTCTTGTTCAACACTCCTGACCTTCGAGTGATTAACCTAGAGATAGTGTCGGCGGTAGTTCCAATCGGGGAAAACAAAGCAATGAAGTATGTAATGAATGCTAATAACACGTTTCTACAACAACCGAAGCATGTCTACGTACACCCGCACGGAACTGGCGTAAATGGGTTGACTTCCGAAGATGCTTTATCTTTCGATGATTTTAGGTTTAACTATTACCCTTTATATAAAGATGGAATCAAATACGCAGTACTAGCACCGGGAATTTATACAGTATCAAAACAGCAGTACTTTTGGACGTTTACAGCCGGGTTAGATATTGTTTGTTTAGACGGTGTAGCAAAACTGCTCGGTGGAACGGCATATGTGCAACAAAGGTTTATCCCCGTCGAAGGGAATATAGTTAAAGTATCTTATGATCCCACAAACCACTACTTAGACGGTGTAAGGTCGGGGACGGCGCAGCCAGAAGTAACCTGTCTATCAAACGGTGTAGATAGACGTTATTTTGTGAAGCCGCGTGATACTTATGCACTTATGGCGGCTAACCCAAACAGCACTTACTATGACGTAGCCACCAAAGAATTGTTTATTCATTGGGGTGATAAGCGCTTTAATATTGCCGTTACTGAAGTGTTGACGGGGATGATCATGAACGGACAGTACAATTCTCGCGTTATCAATGTTGAAGTACTGTATGCCCGGTCTCACGGTTTTCGCTTTGCCCCGACCTCGCACCAAGGGAGAAAGGTTGAACTTTACGGATGCCGTTCGATTTCTCCCTACAACAGTGAAGCGTTCTCTATCGACAATGCGGATTCCGTGATTGTTGATTGCTATGCAGAAATGGCGGGTAATGACGGGTTCAACTTCCATCAAGCAGGCGAAAGTATTTTGGTTAACTGTGAATCGAACTTCAACTATGGAGATGGGACAAGCCATCACTACGACTGCAAGGGCTATATGTATAATTACCGGGCGAAGCGAAACCGCGTAGGTGGAAACACCCCAGCATTTGGCGCGATGGTCTATATGGACGGCGTGTACACGGAAGGAAATGGTGCAGAGGGTTCAATAAGTTATGCCGGAGGAGTGTCGGTACTTGGTGGAAACGGCAGAGCGAAGACCGTAGCGTATGTTCGAAACCACACTTCCGTTGGAGATCAAATAGCACAATCGTCCACGGTTACGAGCCTGCAAGGTGGAGAGAAGGCGGCCTTACATTCCGATAGTGTGGATGTGTCAAGACCTACCACTGTCGCTTACAGGGTAGGAGAAGGCAATGAATTGAGTGTGTCTAATCCGCAAGGAATACAAACAGTGGAAGGTGATGTCGGTTTCTACAATCAAAGCTAAGTATTGCAATATATCTATTTCCTGATAACATTTAGATAGTTAAAGATTAACAGGAAGATGTGATACTGATTGCGTAAGATAGTGTGGTTATTAGTTGTTATTGCAGGAATATTATGGGCACTTCCTGATAAAACAATTGCGGGCAGTTTTACGTATAGCGATTTAATCTATGCTATAGCTTTTATTATTGTTATATTCGAAAATCTGGTTTTCAAAAGACCGCTTATCATTCTATTAAATAAGAGATATAGTGTTATTTTTTATATACTTTTATTTACCGGAATTGGTGCAATGACCGGAATGATAAGGTCGTCAGACACTATTGGTGCGAGCGTCGCGTTCCTTCAATATGCTTTTATTTTTGTTGTAGTGCTAACTGTGATTCATTATTTGATTAATAATAAAATGGAAAATGCATTGAAAGTATTGGTCATATTTACGATACCGGGAATAATCTCAGGAGTAATGGTCAGCTTATCCGGTCTAGGGTTTGTTACTGCCTATGATTCTCAACTATTATATGGTCTGGGTAGATACAGAGGATTTAACGGTAGCCTTCCAACTGCGTATGGAGCACAAACAGTACTAGCATGTGTGATAATTTACATGATGTTCAGAATAAGCAAGAGGTTCATTAACAAATTGTTTTGGTTTACGATGCTATTAGTTTGCGTTTATGCGATAATTTTAACCGCTTCTTTCGGGGCTATTATAATGCTTGGTCTTGCTATCTCTTTGATTTGGTGGTTTTTCTCAAAACACACATTACTTACGCGATCTTTATTAGTTTTTGCGTTTTGCGCAGGTTTGTCTGTTTTTTACTCGCACCAAACAGGAAATTATCAATACATGAATTACCTACCAGATATAGTTAAAATCAGGGTAGAGGCTGCGGGCGGGGAGTTTGGTAGTGCGGACGTGAGAAGTGAATTAAATCGACTAGGTGTGGAGAAGTTTTTTGAAAACCCGTTGATGGGTATCGGGCATACTCAGTTCATGTATCATAATCCACACGGGCGAGTAGTGCATAACACGATAATATCAGCAGCAGTTGAATCAGGTGTATTCGGTTTAATAGGCGTTGTGCTATATTTAATTGTCCCTATAGTGTTGGCTTATAGGATGGTTAAAGCTAAGTTGTTTGATGCTAAATCGTACGAGGGGGTTATGGTAAGGTTTTTACTTGTGTATCTATTAATACGTTTAGCTCAAACCACAACATCACACGAGTATATTGAGAGAAATTTATGGTTGCCGGGCTTAGTGGTTTTTGTAATCTATGCGACACAGATGAATCGCAAGGAGAAGGCAATTTCACAAGTGGGCCAGCCTGTTTAGACCTATAACAGAAAAGCGACCAATCAAGGTCGCTTTTTCAATGATAATAAACTGTAAAAACATGATAACACCTTGTACACTGCGCAGTAATACGCTGTTCAAAAACAGGAAAGTAGCTGACATGATTTTCGAAAAACTTGAACCACTTACACGAATGACAATATGGACATTTCACTTTCTCCACCTCCTAAAATATTCTTACTAAGTAATATCAGAAATAAACATAAAATCTTATATCATCCATGAAAAATAATTTACTTCTAGAATTAAGGAGGACCTTCATCCTTAAGTGTCGAAGAAATGAGCAACATGAATGTTTGATGGAGGAGAAAAATGAAGTCTATTTTATTTGAAGTGAATGTTTCGCAAGTGACTTGTAACGAAAATGTTGCAGGACCCTATCCTTTCATTTGGGAAGTTAATGTACCACTATTGCCTGCCTACTCCGTCGAGTATTACTCGATTAAAGTGGAAGATGTCTCAGATATTTCTCCTGGTGACGAGGATATTGATGGTGATAAGATCATTGTCTATTCCGAATTTGAACTATATGAAGAACTAAAAAGTGTATTAATCGAATTACATTACCACGGAATAAAAGATTACAGCGCTTTATTTCCTAAAGTATATAATCCGAAATTACGCGACAGATTAGGCCAATTTTATGAAGAGGCAGAGAAGAATTTTGAACAAGGTTCTTGGCTTTCATTTACACTAATGTGCGGTGCAATATTTGAAGGGATGTTGTATGACAAACTGAAACCGATAACCTTTGAAGAAAATAAACTTGAAACATTGATTGATAATGCCCTTAAAAAAGGAATTATCAATAAAAAGCAGTCTGACATTATGACCACGGTTAGGCGTGACAGGAATTTAGTCCATGCAAGAAATGCTAAAAAACAGTATGTTTCCAGAAAGGCTGCAATGGAAATCAGAACCACTCTAGATATACTAATCAAAGATTTCAGCAACATGTAAAACGTCCACACTGGACGTTTTTTTATTTACCTAAAACAAGGGGGAAAAGAGAAATGAAAAACGAGACAAACACACTTTATACATTTATCACAGGCGGCGGTCTTTCGACTGTCGCTTATTTATTGGGCGGGCTCGATAACTTGATTATTGCGCTCGCCATATTCATGGTCTGCGATTTTATTTTGGGGGCAGCTGCAGGAGCTAATAACGAGGGGCTTAATTCCAAGCGTGCGCTTAAAGGATTGGGGAAGAAGGGGGCGATGATTTCACTCGTCGTCGTGGCAAATCAGCTAGATATCATCAGCGGAAGCGACACCGGATTCGTCCGGAATTCAATGATTTTCTTTCTCATCGGAACCGAAGGGATTAGTTTGGTTGAGAATATGGGTCGTTTAGGGCTGAATGTTCCAGATTTTATTCGAACTCGCTTCGAACAAATGAAAAACGATGAGAAGGTCGATAAGGATGTTCATTGAGTCACTGGCTCCTTTTGCAGTCAAACACGGGAGGGCTCATGGAGTCCTTCCTTCTTTGATAATTGCGCAGGGAATTGTGGAATCAGGATCCGGCACATCTGACCTTGCCGTCAAAGCCAACAACCTATTCGGCATTAAGGCAGGCTCGGGTTGGGAAGGGCAAGTATATACAAAACGAACAACCGAATATCGGGCAAACGGCACACCGTATCAAGTGCCTGCTGATTTCAGAAAGTATCCATCCTACGAGGGGTGTGTCATCGACTTGTGCAAAAAGTACACACACGGAACGGGGTGGGAACCGTTTAATCGCTATACAGCTGTAATAGGTGAGAAAAGCTATCAAAAAGTCGTGCAAGCCGTTTGTGCTGCTGGATATGCCACCGACCCGAAGTACCTGGAGAAACTAATAAACGCTATTGAACAATATGATTTGACGAAATATGACAGGGAGGATTCCATCATGAAGGTTATATGTATTGATCCAGGCCACGGCGGCAAGGATCCGGGCGGAGGGTCCAATGGTGACTTCAAGGAAAAGGACATGGTCTTAAAAATCTCCCTTGAGCAAAAACGCCATTTTGAAAGAAATGGAATCAAAGTCGTGATGACTCGGACTGGTGATGAGTATCTGGATTCTGTTCCTCGTTCAAATCGAGTCAAAGCCTCTTATGCAGCCCATTGTATTTCAAACCACATCAACGCAGGAGGAGGGGAAGGGGCAGAAACAATCCATTCCATTCATGCAACACCCGCAATAGCAGCAGGCATACTAGACGCTCTTGTTGGAGTAGGAGCAAAGAGGCGTAGAGTGTTCAGT containing:
- a CDS encoding holin family protein; translation: MKNETNTLYTFITGGGLSTVAYLLGGLDNLIIALAIFMVCDFILGAAAGANNEGLNSKRALKGLGKKGAMISLVVVANQLDIISGSDTGFVRNSMIFFLIGTEGISLVENMGRLGLNVPDFIRTRFEQMKNDEKVDKDVH
- a CDS encoding DUF4145 domain-containing protein; this encodes MKSILFEVNVSQVTCNENVAGPYPFIWEVNVPLLPAYSVEYYSIKVEDVSDISPGDEDIDGDKIIVYSEFELYEELKSVLIELHYHGIKDYSALFPKVYNPKLRDRLGQFYEEAEKNFEQGSWLSFTLMCGAIFEGMLYDKLKPITFEENKLETLIDNALKKGIINKKQSDIMTTVRRDRNLVHARNAKKQYVSRKAAMEIRTTLDILIKDFSNM
- a CDS encoding glucosaminidase domain-containing protein, whose translation is MFIESLAPFAVKHGRAHGVLPSLIIAQGIVESGSGTSDLAVKANNLFGIKAGSGWEGQVYTKRTTEYRANGTPYQVPADFRKYPSYEGCVIDLCKKYTHGTGWEPFNRYTAVIGEKSYQKVVQAVCAAGYATDPKYLEKLINAIEQYDLTKYDREDSIMKVICIDPGHGGKDPGGGSNGDFKEKDMVLKISLEQKRHFERNGIKVVMTRTGDEYLDSVPRSNRVKASYAAHCISNHINAGGGEGAETIHSIHATPAIAAGILDALVGVGAKRRRVFSRKGTGNSDYYYMHRMTGSVSTVIVEYGFADNANDTKKIIDNWKTYAEAVVKYYIEHVFKQKYIPEKEEIKVASTQTTKKKEVDEMAQSLPYTQKEDMRKLLKRAYDDKVFSVDHTSKVDTMTRGEATDLLISYVARNNSE
- a CDS encoding O-antigen ligase; its protein translation is MRKIVWLLVVIAGILWALPDKTIAGSFTYSDLIYAIAFIIVIFENLVFKRPLIILLNKRYSVIFYILLFTGIGAMTGMIRSSDTIGASVAFLQYAFIFVVVLTVIHYLINNKMENALKVLVIFTIPGIISGVMVSLSGLGFVTAYDSQLLYGLGRYRGFNGSLPTAYGAQTVLACVIIYMMFRISKRFINKLFWFTMLLVCVYAIILTASFGAIIMLGLAISLIWWFFSKHTLLTRSLLVFAFCAGLSVFYSHQTGNYQYMNYLPDIVKIRVEAAGGEFGSADVRSELNRLGVEKFFENPLMGIGHTQFMYHNPHGRVVHNTIISAAVESGVFGLIGVVLYLIVPIVLAYRMVKAKLFDAKSYEGVMVRFLLVYLLIRLAQTTTSHEYIERNLWLPGLVVFVIYATQMNRKEKAISQVGQPV